Part of the Candidatus Zixiibacteriota bacterium genome, CTTGCGCAGCGCCGAGATCAAAGGAATCGCTGCCGGGTGGAGGTTGAATATGGCATATGCCGCCGCCCTGCGCTGCGCCCGTGCCGCGTTGTATGCCTGCGGCTATAGGCCAGGACGGGAGCGCGAACACGAGCGAACTATTGATTCACTTATGTTCACAATGACCACCGCTAACGCCGATTCAATTAGATTGCTACACAAGATCAGGAAAATGCGCCATACAGCCACATACGATTCGGTTGATATGATTTCCGACACCGAGGCTGACGCCGCGATGCGGCTGGCGGTTGAGCTTGGCAAGAAAGCTACCGCATGGCTGAAGGCGAATCATCCGAATCTGCTTCATTGAGAGTGCCGCTACAGGCGGTTGGACGCGGGCGTCTTTTTCAAACCTGATGGAGTAATCGGGCGCTTGACTTTCCGGGTAACACAGAAACTGGCAGTGAAGACCAATGTCGTGCCGGTCGCGGCCCTGCCGCCTCACGACAATCCGCTGCTTGACATGAGCTCCCTTTTTAGCGCTAAAGGTAGATACCGGACACTATCTGATCTTGAAATCTCCCAGATGACAGAAGATCCGGCTATAGATTACGAGTTTGACCAGAACTACCCCAACCCCTTCAACCCGACGACTACGTTCCGGTTCGGCCTGCCGCAAACCGCTCATGTCACGCTTGAGGTGTACAATATATTAGGTCAGAAAGTCACCACCCTGGCTGACCGGGAGTATCCGCCGGGTCGGTATACGGTTGATTGGGACAGCCGGAGCGCGGACGGACAGGAGATCGCCAGCGGGGTTTATTTCGCCCGTTTCAAAGCCGGCGAGTTCGAAGCAACTCAGAAAATGGTGGTGGTGAAATAATGAGACTCATACTGCTGGTGATGTTAGTTGGGTTGACTTGCG contains:
- a CDS encoding HEPN domain-containing protein, translating into MSLEDWLQNNWLHLHETSAEEIQALLHSAEEDLRSAEIKGIAAGWRLNMAYAAALRCARAALYACGYRPGREREHERTIDSLMFTMTTANADSIRLLHKIRKMRHTATYDSVDMISDTEADAAMRLAVELGKKATAWLKANHPNLLH
- a CDS encoding T9SS type A sorting domain-containing protein produces the protein MTFRVTQKLAVKTNVVPVAALPPHDNPLLDMSSLFSAKGRYRTLSDLEISQMTEDPAIDYEFDQNYPNPFNPTTTFRFGLPQTAHVTLEVYNILGQKVTTLADREYPPGRYTVDWDSRSADGQEIASGVYFARFKAGEFEATQKMVVVK